The following proteins come from a genomic window of Sphingosinicella flava:
- the tatC gene encoding twin-arginine translocase subunit TatC, with amino-acid sequence MRDIDDSKAPLMEHLIELRRRLIWSMLALLAAFGACFYFANDIFAFLAQPLVHAFGPGQGKLVYTKLYEAFFVEVRVALFAAFFLAFPIIANQIWAFVAPGLYANEKKAFLPFLIATPVLFTLGGALAYYVVMPTAFEFFLQYEGNIGGIQQEALPSMGDYLSLVMHFILAFGIAFLLPILLLLLERAGIVTRKQLASGRRYAILIAFVIAAVATPPDILSQFMLAIPLILLYELSLIAIWFTERRRPKKDAEAIEA; translated from the coding sequence ATGAGGGACATTGACGACAGCAAGGCGCCTCTGATGGAGCATCTCATCGAGCTGCGCCGCCGCCTCATCTGGTCGATGCTGGCCCTGCTTGCCGCGTTCGGCGCCTGTTTTTATTTCGCGAACGACATCTTCGCCTTCCTGGCTCAGCCACTGGTTCACGCCTTCGGGCCGGGGCAGGGGAAATTGGTGTATACCAAGCTCTATGAAGCCTTCTTCGTCGAGGTGCGGGTGGCGCTCTTCGCCGCCTTCTTCCTCGCCTTCCCGATCATCGCCAACCAGATCTGGGCGTTCGTCGCGCCGGGCCTTTATGCCAACGAGAAGAAAGCGTTTCTGCCCTTCCTGATCGCGACGCCAGTGCTGTTCACGTTGGGCGGGGCGCTCGCTTATTATGTGGTGATGCCGACGGCGTTCGAATTCTTCCTTCAATATGAAGGCAATATCGGCGGCATCCAGCAGGAGGCGCTGCCGTCGATGGGCGATTATCTTTCGCTCGTCATGCATTTCATCCTGGCGTTCGGCATCGCCTTCCTGCTGCCCATTCTTTTGCTCCTGCTGGAGCGTGCCGGGATCGTCACGCGCAAGCAATTGGCGTCCGGGCGCCGCTATGCGATCCTCATCGCCTTCGTGATCGCGGCGGTCGCGACGCCGCCCGACATCCTGTCCCAGTTCATGCTCGCCATACCCCTGATTCTCCTCTACGAATTGTCGCTGATCGCCATTTGGTTCACGGAGCGGCGGCGGCCCAAGAAGGATGCGGAGGCTATCGAGGCCTGA
- the tatB gene encoding Sec-independent protein translocase protein TatB, which yields MFDVAPTELLIIALVALVVIGPKDLPRVMRTVGHWVGRARGMARHFRSGIDTMIREAELEEMEKKWREENERIMREHPMLPSAPGEPEALPPPSLPPSAGTDASRELP from the coding sequence ATGTTCGACGTCGCGCCGACCGAACTTCTCATCATCGCCCTCGTCGCCCTGGTGGTGATCGGGCCGAAGGATTTGCCGCGCGTCATGAGGACCGTCGGCCATTGGGTCGGCCGCGCGCGCGGCATGGCGCGCCATTTCCGGTCTGGCATCGACACGATGATCCGCGAGGCCGAGCTGGAGGAAATGGAGAAAAAATGGCGCGAGGAGAATGAGCGCATCATGCGCGAGCATCCGATGCTACCATCGGCCCCAGGCGAGCCCGAAGCGTTGCCGCCGCCATCCTTGCCTCCCTCCGCCGGGACGGACGCGTCCCGGGAGCTGCCATGA
- a CDS encoding twin-arginine translocase TatA/TatE family subunit, which yields MGGFSLWHWLIVGILVLLLFGKGRFSDMMGDVAKGIKSFKKGMAEDDTTAAPPRRIVDERSPDPAVEPVRTADPERREP from the coding sequence ATGGGTGGTTTCAGCCTCTGGCATTGGCTCATCGTCGGCATCCTCGTCCTGCTCTTGTTCGGCAAGGGACGCTTTTCCGATATGATGGGCGACGTCGCGAAGGGCATCAAAAGTTTCAAGAAGGGCATGGCGGAAGACGATACGACAGCGGCGCCGCCGCGCCGCATCGTGGACGAGCGCAGCCCCGATCCCGCCGTCGAGCCGGTCCGCACGGCCGATCCGGAGCGGCGCGAGCCCTGA
- the scpB gene encoding SMC-Scp complex subunit ScpB: protein MTPLSDPVRAVEAALFAADAPMTAEEIAAYVGEGVDVKAALAELARHYAGRGIELVERGKAWHFQTAADLAHLLRRERDEPRKLSRAAVETLAIIAYHEPVSRAEIEAIRGVQISKGTLDVLMEAGWVRPAGRREAPGRPLVYATTAGFLTHFGLQSRRDLPGIDDLKAAGLLDPVDLALEQQLELETEREED from the coding sequence ATGACTCCGCTGTCCGACCCTGTCCGTGCCGTCGAAGCCGCCCTGTTCGCCGCCGATGCGCCGATGACCGCCGAGGAGATCGCCGCTTATGTCGGTGAGGGCGTCGACGTGAAGGCCGCTTTGGCCGAACTCGCCCGGCATTATGCCGGGCGCGGGATCGAACTTGTCGAGCGCGGGAAGGCTTGGCACTTCCAGACCGCCGCCGACCTCGCCCACCTCCTCCGCAGGGAACGGGACGAGCCGCGCAAGCTCTCCCGCGCCGCGGTCGAGACGCTGGCGATCATCGCCTATCACGAGCCGGTGAGCCGCGCCGAGATCGAGGCGATACGCGGCGTGCAGATTTCCAAGGGCACGCTGGACGTGCTGATGGAGGCGGGCTGGGTGCGGCCCGCCGGACGGCGGGAGGCGCCGGGGCGTCCGCTCGTCTATGCGACGACGGCGGGCTTCCTCACCCATTTCGGGCTGCAAAGCCGCCGCGACCTGCCCGGTATCGACGATCTAAAGGCTGCCGGGCTTCTCGATCCGGTCGATTTGGCGCTGGAACAGCAACTGGAACTGGAAACGGAACGCGAGGAGGACTAG
- a CDS encoding segregation and condensation protein A: MDGDDLFRSAADGERLTLDLDGWEGPLDLLLTLARGQKVDLTKISILALVEQYLAFIAQAKELKLEIAADYLVMAAWLAYLKSCLLLPKDPEQDPNPEELALRLQLRLQRLDAMREAGARLMARDRLGRDVFPRGAPEGLRIVRKSAWQADLYDLIAAYGTVKARSEPAFHVVSRRPVMTLEEALRRVEQLIGASVDWTAIEAFLPATQDGEYRKSALASSFLAALELAKQGRLELDQEAAFAPLYVRAA; this comes from the coding sequence ATGGATGGGGACGATCTTTTCCGATCGGCGGCCGATGGGGAACGGCTGACGCTCGATCTCGACGGCTGGGAAGGGCCGCTCGACTTGCTGCTGACGCTGGCGCGGGGCCAGAAGGTCGATCTGACGAAAATCTCCATCCTCGCTCTTGTCGAACAATATCTCGCCTTCATCGCGCAGGCGAAGGAGCTGAAGCTTGAGATCGCCGCCGATTATCTCGTGATGGCGGCCTGGCTCGCTTATTTGAAATCCTGTCTGCTGCTGCCCAAGGATCCGGAGCAGGATCCGAATCCCGAGGAATTGGCGCTGCGGCTCCAGCTTCGCCTCCAGCGGCTCGACGCGATGCGCGAGGCGGGTGCGCGGCTGATGGCGCGGGACCGGCTTGGTCGCGACGTATTTCCGCGCGGCGCGCCGGAAGGATTGCGCATCGTCCGCAAGTCCGCATGGCAGGCCGATCTCTACGACCTCATCGCCGCTTATGGCACGGTGAAGGCGCGGAGCGAGCCTGCTTTCCATGTCGTCTCGCGCCGTCCGGTCATGACGCTGGAGGAAGCCTTGCGCCGGGTTGAGCAGCTGATCGGCGCCAGCGTCGACTGGACGGCGATCGAAGCCTTTCTGCCCGCGACGCAGGATGGGGAGTATCGCAAATCCGCCCTCGCTTCGAGCTTCCTCGCGGCGCTGGAGCTTGCCAAGCAAGGGCGGCTGGAACTGGATCAGGAAGCCGCCTTCGCGCCGCTTTACGTGCGGGCGGCATGA
- the nagZ gene encoding beta-N-acetylhexosaminidase, translated as MLASIFGMARESLSADERAFFKDTDPAGYILFARNCAGPDQMRALTDDLRAIHGRDDVPILIDQEGGRVARMKPPVWPAFPPGEAFARLYAAAPISAMEALRVNCAAIAALLRDVGVNVDCLPLLDVRQPGAHDIIGDRALGSEPMQVASLGRATLDGLREGGVVGVVKHMPGHGRSMSDSHVELPVVSASEEELETDIRPFRSLREAPMGMTAHVVYTAWDKDNCGSQSPYVIGEIIRKRIGFEGWLMSDDLGMHALQGDFGVRAAKVLAAGCDVALHCSGDMAEMQAIASAIGTLTPDSAARLERAMATVKDAAPVASYAELAAKRDALLAYA; from the coding sequence ATGCTCGCATCCATCTTCGGCATGGCGAGAGAGAGCCTGAGCGCGGATGAACGTGCTTTCTTCAAGGATACCGATCCGGCAGGCTATATCCTCTTCGCGCGCAATTGCGCTGGTCCCGATCAGATGCGGGCGCTGACGGACGATCTGCGCGCGATCCACGGCCGCGACGATGTTCCGATCCTGATCGACCAGGAAGGCGGACGCGTGGCGCGGATGAAGCCGCCGGTCTGGCCCGCTTTTCCGCCGGGGGAGGCGTTCGCGAGGCTCTATGCCGCCGCGCCGATCAGCGCGATGGAGGCGTTGCGGGTCAATTGCGCCGCCATCGCCGCCTTGCTGCGCGATGTGGGCGTCAATGTCGATTGCCTGCCGCTGCTCGACGTGCGCCAGCCGGGCGCCCACGACATTATCGGCGACCGGGCCTTGGGATCGGAACCGATGCAGGTCGCATCGCTCGGCCGTGCCACGCTGGACGGTTTGCGCGAGGGCGGGGTTGTGGGGGTCGTCAAGCACATGCCGGGACACGGCCGCTCGATGAGCGACAGCCATGTAGAGCTTCCCGTGGTGAGTGCGAGCGAAGAAGAATTGGAAACCGACATCCGGCCCTTCCGCAGCCTCAGGGAGGCCCCGATGGGGATGACCGCCCATGTCGTCTACACGGCGTGGGACAAGGACAATTGCGGCAGCCAGTCGCCTTATGTGATCGGCGAGATCATCCGGAAGCGGATCGGCTTCGAGGGATGGCTGATGTCCGACGACCTTGGCATGCATGCGCTTCAGGGCGATTTCGGCGTGCGCGCGGCGAAAGTGCTGGCGGCGGGCTGCGACGTCGCGCTCCATTGTTCGGGCGACATGGCCGAAATGCAGGCGATTGCGAGCGCGATCGGGACATTGACGCCGGACAGCGCCGCCCGGCTGGAACGCGCCATGGCGACGGTGAAGGATGCGGCTCCGGTGGCGAGTTATGCGGAATTGGCCGCGAAGCGGGATGCTTTGCTGGCCTACGCCTAA
- a CDS encoding SPOR domain-containing protein, giving the protein MSEGRRLGGLNDADTPPWLQPIPVEEDEAEGPSAMRLILGVILGIVLIGAAVGGFFWFMNRGDGGGEGVQLIKAEPGPYKVKAPDPGGMEIEGEGDTAFAASEGAKPVGRLNVDAVPEAPLTESGGGLASAAPGAVATVQLGAFSSEAAANKAWTALSGRFAYLEPLSHSIIAVTQGDKTLYRLRANGPDAASLCNRLRIAGETCVTVD; this is encoded by the coding sequence ATGAGCGAGGGGCGGCGGCTTGGCGGACTGAACGACGCGGACACCCCGCCCTGGCTCCAGCCGATTCCGGTCGAGGAAGATGAGGCGGAAGGCCCGTCCGCGATGCGCCTGATCCTTGGCGTCATCCTCGGCATCGTGCTGATCGGCGCCGCGGTCGGCGGCTTCTTCTGGTTCATGAACCGGGGCGATGGCGGCGGCGAGGGCGTGCAGCTGATCAAGGCCGAGCCCGGTCCCTATAAGGTCAAGGCGCCCGATCCCGGGGGCATGGAGATCGAGGGCGAAGGCGACACCGCTTTCGCGGCCAGCGAAGGCGCAAAGCCGGTCGGCCGCCTCAATGTCGATGCCGTTCCCGAAGCGCCGCTGACGGAGAGCGGCGGAGGCCTCGCGAGCGCCGCGCCGGGCGCGGTCGCGACGGTCCAGCTCGGTGCCTTTTCGAGCGAGGCGGCGGCGAACAAGGCGTGGACGGCGCTGTCCGGGCGCTTCGCCTATCTCGAACCTTTGAGCCACAGCATCATCGCGGTGACCCAAGGCGACAAGACGCTCTACCGCCTCCGCGCCAACGGCCCCGATGCGGCGAGCCTGTGCAATCGCCTGCGCATCGCGGGCGAGACGTGCGTGACGGTGGACTGA
- the argS gene encoding arginine--tRNA ligase: protein MTLYARFADHIDAILSALEAEGSLAAGVERKGVAVEPPRDPSHGDLATNAAMVLAKKAGTNPRALADLIKPKLEALDEVESVEVAGPGFINIRLKAAVWADELRAFLKGGADYGRSTMGKGVCVNVEYVSANPTGPMHMGHCRGAVVGDALASLLQYAGHDVIREYYVNDAGGQVDVLARSAHLRYREALGEEIGEIPEGLYPGDYLKPVGEQLAAEHGDAFVGKPESEWLVLFRKTAVAAMMEMIRADLALLGIHHDVFSSEAEVQAAKKPEAAEAALRARSLVYDGMLEAPKGETPEDWEPVELPLFRSTDYGDDQDRPIRKSDGSWTYFGADMAYHFQKAQNADQLIDIWGADHAGTVKRIKAAVAALTEGKVPFDVKLVQMVRLLRGGEPVKMSKRAGNFVTLADVVNEVGKDVVRFTMLTRKADAQMDFDFAKVVEASKDNPVFYVQYAHARICSLHRRAKEAGIDVSGTADLSLLDADELALVKLGAQFPRVVEGAASAHEPHRIAFYLHDLASALHAQWNKGNDDPARRFLLPDQPELTRARLELASGIGQIIKNGLAIMGVEAAEEMH, encoded by the coding sequence GTGACGCTTTACGCCCGCTTTGCCGATCATATCGACGCCATTCTCTCCGCATTGGAAGCGGAAGGGAGCCTTGCGGCGGGCGTCGAGCGAAAGGGCGTGGCGGTGGAGCCGCCGCGCGACCCGTCCCATGGCGATCTCGCGACCAACGCGGCGATGGTGCTGGCGAAGAAAGCGGGTACCAATCCGCGCGCGCTCGCCGACCTCATCAAGCCGAAGCTGGAAGCGCTGGACGAGGTTGAAAGCGTCGAGGTCGCCGGGCCCGGTTTCATCAATATCCGGCTGAAGGCAGCTGTGTGGGCGGACGAGCTGCGCGCCTTTCTGAAAGGCGGCGCGGATTATGGCCGTTCCACGATGGGGAAGGGCGTTTGCGTCAATGTCGAATATGTGTCGGCCAACCCTACTGGCCCCATGCATATGGGCCATTGCCGGGGCGCGGTGGTGGGCGATGCGCTGGCGAGCCTGCTCCAATATGCCGGCCATGATGTCATCCGCGAATATTATGTGAACGACGCCGGCGGCCAAGTGGACGTGCTCGCCCGCTCCGCGCACCTGCGCTACCGCGAGGCGCTCGGCGAGGAGATCGGCGAAATTCCGGAAGGCCTTTATCCCGGCGACTACCTGAAGCCGGTCGGCGAGCAACTGGCCGCCGAGCATGGCGACGCCTTCGTCGGCAAGCCGGAAAGCGAGTGGCTTGTTCTGTTCCGCAAAACCGCCGTCGCCGCGATGATGGAGATGATCCGCGCTGATCTCGCTTTGCTCGGCATCCATCACGACGTCTTTTCGTCCGAAGCCGAGGTTCAGGCCGCGAAGAAGCCTGAGGCGGCCGAAGCGGCGCTCCGGGCACGGAGCCTCGTTTATGACGGCATGCTCGAAGCGCCGAAGGGAGAGACGCCGGAGGATTGGGAGCCGGTCGAGCTGCCGCTGTTCCGCTCGACCGATTATGGCGACGACCAGGACCGGCCGATCCGGAAGTCCGACGGCAGCTGGACCTATTTCGGCGCGGACATGGCCTATCATTTCCAGAAAGCGCAGAATGCGGATCAGCTGATCGACATTTGGGGCGCCGACCATGCCGGCACGGTGAAGCGGATCAAGGCCGCCGTCGCCGCGCTCACCGAAGGCAAGGTGCCGTTCGACGTGAAGCTCGTCCAGATGGTGCGCCTGCTGCGCGGCGGCGAACCGGTGAAGATGTCGAAGCGCGCGGGCAATTTCGTGACGCTCGCCGACGTGGTGAACGAAGTGGGCAAGGACGTGGTCCGCTTCACCATGCTCACCCGCAAGGCCGACGCGCAGATGGATTTCGATTTCGCGAAGGTGGTCGAAGCCTCGAAGGACAATCCGGTCTTCTACGTCCAATATGCCCATGCCCGCATCTGCTCGCTCCACCGGCGGGCGAAGGAGGCGGGGATCGATGTTTCGGGCACGGCAGACCTGTCGCTGCTCGATGCGGACGAACTGGCGCTGGTGAAATTGGGCGCGCAATTTCCGCGCGTCGTCGAAGGCGCCGCAAGCGCGCACGAGCCGCATCGCATCGCCTTCTACCTCCACGATCTCGCCAGCGCGCTCCACGCCCAATGGAACAAGGGCAATGACGATCCCGCCCGCCGCTTCCTGTTGCCGGACCAGCCCGAATTGACGCGTGCCCGGCTGGAACTCGCGTCCGGGATCGGGCAGATCATCAAGAACGGCCTTGCCATCATGGGTGTTGAGGCCGCCGAGGAGATGCACTGA
- a CDS encoding helix-turn-helix domain-containing protein, which yields MYAMAYTQSKEAIAYMSIPLRTAADIGALIRERRQAAGMDQATLAKRARVSRLWINEVEQGKPGAGIARILRTLAALDLQVRVHDRKMSEERTARASQALRRLSRTTPPPPPPPSPRKR from the coding sequence ATGTATGCTATGGCTTACACACAGTCAAAGGAAGCGATCGCTTACATGAGCATTCCTCTTCGAACCGCGGCCGATATCGGTGCCCTGATCCGCGAACGCCGCCAAGCAGCCGGGATGGATCAAGCGACATTGGCGAAGCGCGCGCGCGTGAGCCGTTTGTGGATCAACGAAGTCGAGCAAGGCAAGCCCGGCGCAGGCATCGCCCGCATATTGCGCACCCTTGCCGCCCTCGATCTGCAGGTGCGGGTACATGATCGCAAAATGAGCGAGGAGCGGACCGCGCGCGCAAGCCAGGCCTTGCGGCGCCTCTCGCGAACTACGCCTCCTCCGCCTCCTCCGCCATCGCCGAGGAAGCGATAA
- a CDS encoding type II toxin-antitoxin system HipA family toxin: protein MSELIALIDGEPIATLTFTNGRTALAYEKTWQEATHAYPLSLSMPLAARRHPPQAVEPFLWGLLPDNELVLERWARQFQVSARNAFALISHVGEDCAGAVQFVRPEKVEELRRDGGIIWLSQDELRERLQILREDAAAGRRARDHGQFSLAGAQPKTALLRDGERWGIPSGRIPTTHILKPTTQAFAGHAENEHLCLAVAEALGLVSARSEVIRFGDVTAIAVERYDRDMGDDGLPVRIHQEDMCQALRVHPASKYQNEGGPGASKIADAIRTFVYQPLFAGETVGDTANEDLWRFIDALLFNWLIGGTDAHAKNYSLLIASEGLVRLAPLYDLASIFAYPEIDIRDAKLAMHVGGRYRLSEIGLRRWRAMAADLRVDEDALVARAKSLGQRLPDCFSDQAARMRAEGLDHPIIDNMLSGIARHVRLAMVEV, encoded by the coding sequence ATGAGCGAGCTTATCGCCCTCATCGACGGCGAGCCGATCGCGACCCTCACCTTCACGAACGGCAGAACCGCGCTTGCCTATGAAAAGACATGGCAGGAGGCAACCCATGCCTACCCCCTGTCGCTTTCCATGCCGCTGGCCGCCCGCCGGCACCCGCCGCAAGCCGTGGAGCCCTTCCTCTGGGGGCTTCTCCCCGACAATGAGCTCGTCCTGGAGAGATGGGCCCGGCAATTCCAGGTGTCCGCTCGAAACGCTTTCGCACTGATTTCGCACGTCGGGGAGGATTGTGCGGGCGCCGTTCAATTCGTCCGGCCGGAAAAGGTCGAAGAATTGCGGCGGGATGGCGGTATAATCTGGCTGTCGCAGGATGAATTGCGCGAGCGTCTGCAAATCCTGCGCGAAGACGCAGCCGCAGGACGGCGCGCCCGCGATCACGGACAGTTCAGCCTTGCCGGTGCCCAACCCAAGACAGCCCTTTTGCGCGACGGAGAACGCTGGGGCATTCCGTCGGGGCGCATCCCCACCACGCATATCCTGAAGCCTACGACACAGGCATTTGCCGGCCATGCGGAAAACGAGCATCTCTGCCTTGCCGTGGCAGAGGCTCTTGGCTTGGTTTCAGCGCGTTCCGAAGTCATTCGATTTGGCGATGTCACCGCTATCGCGGTGGAACGTTATGATCGCGACATGGGCGATGATGGATTGCCTGTCCGCATCCACCAGGAGGACATGTGCCAGGCTCTTCGCGTCCATCCGGCATCCAAATATCAGAATGAAGGAGGTCCGGGCGCTTCCAAGATTGCCGACGCCATCCGGACCTTCGTGTACCAACCGCTTTTCGCCGGAGAGACCGTCGGAGACACCGCCAATGAGGACTTGTGGCGGTTTATCGACGCCCTTCTATTCAACTGGCTGATCGGCGGCACCGATGCGCACGCCAAGAATTATTCTCTCCTGATCGCCAGCGAGGGGCTGGTCCGTCTAGCGCCGCTTTACGATCTCGCCAGCATCTTCGCTTATCCGGAAATCGATATCCGCGACGCCAAGCTGGCGATGCATGTGGGAGGACGGTACAGGCTGTCCGAAATTGGCCTGCGCCGTTGGCGGGCGATGGCGGCCGACCTGCGCGTCGATGAGGACGCGCTCGTCGCCCGCGCCAAGTCCTTGGGGCAGCGCTTGCCGGACTGCTTCTCCGACCAGGCTGCCCGCATGCGCGCCGAGGGCCTGGATCACCCGATTATCGATAACATGCTCAGCGGCATCGCAAGGCACGTCCGGCTGGCGATGGTCGAAGTTTAG
- a CDS encoding deoxyguanosinetriphosphate triphosphohydrolase, with the protein MRPLAPYASDPARSRGRLHPEAGGETRGPRDAFQRDRDRIIHSIPFRRLRHKTQVFVAPDGDHFRVRLTHSLEVAQIGRTLARALGLNEDLTEALCLAHDIGHPPFGHSGEDALQEAMAEAGGFDHNANTIRQLTKMESPYPRFDGLNLTWETLEGLAKHNGPVTRPTWAMREANAAFPLDLETWPSLEAQIAAIADDIAYDNHDIDDGIRAGLIALDDVLEVPFVADSWDTVRRRYPDVPAERLRPELIREQIGRMVNDVLVETRRRVAEAGVSSADGVRQAGRQLGGFSEAMAERERALKTFLYARIYRSPPILAVQDTAKGVLARLFAVYRDNPSLLPPEWAADTSDRTRCIRRIGDFIAGMTDRYAISRHEELIGPVELPEGF; encoded by the coding sequence ATAAGGCCCCTTGCTCCTTATGCGTCCGATCCTGCCCGGTCGCGCGGGCGGCTGCACCCCGAAGCGGGCGGCGAGACGCGGGGGCCGCGCGACGCCTTCCAGCGCGACCGCGACCGGATCATCCATTCCATTCCCTTCCGGCGCCTCCGTCACAAGACGCAGGTGTTCGTGGCCCCGGATGGCGACCATTTCCGCGTCCGCCTGACTCACAGCCTGGAAGTCGCGCAGATCGGGCGGACGCTCGCCCGTGCCCTTGGCCTCAACGAGGATCTGACCGAGGCTTTGTGCCTTGCTCATGACATTGGCCACCCGCCTTTCGGCCATTCGGGCGAGGATGCCTTGCAGGAGGCGATGGCCGAAGCCGGCGGGTTCGATCACAATGCGAACACGATCCGCCAGCTCACCAAGATGGAATCGCCCTATCCGCGGTTCGACGGGCTGAACCTCACCTGGGAGACGCTGGAAGGACTCGCCAAGCATAACGGCCCGGTGACTAGGCCGACCTGGGCGATGCGGGAAGCGAATGCGGCCTTTCCGCTCGATCTTGAGACTTGGCCGAGCCTTGAAGCGCAGATCGCCGCCATTGCGGACGACATCGCCTATGACAATCACGATATCGACGACGGCATCCGCGCCGGGTTGATCGCGCTCGACGATGTGCTGGAGGTGCCGTTCGTAGCCGACAGCTGGGACACAGTGCGGCGGCGTTATCCGGATGTGCCCGCCGAACGCCTCCGGCCCGAACTAATCCGGGAACAGATCGGGCGGATGGTGAACGACGTCCTCGTCGAGACGCGGCGGCGCGTGGCGGAAGCCGGTGTATCTTCGGCAGACGGGGTGCGGCAGGCCGGCCGTCAGCTCGGCGGTTTTTCGGAAGCGATGGCCGAGCGCGAGCGAGCGCTGAAGACTTTCCTCTACGCCCGTATCTACCGCTCGCCGCCGATCCTCGCCGTGCAAGACACGGCCAAAGGCGTGCTTGCCCGCCTCTTCGCCGTCTATCGCGACAATCCCTCCTTGCTGCCGCCCGAATGGGCTGCCGACACAAGCGACCGGACCCGCTGCATCCGCCGCATCGGCGATTTCATCGCGGGTATGACCGACCGTTATGCCATTTCGCGGCACGAAGAATTGATCGGGCCGGTGGAATTGCCGGAAGGATTCTAA
- a CDS encoding tetratricopeptide repeat protein — translation MISSQTMRRGLIPLAALLAPGLLQAQTQTGIGTYTYQLGSTNREDPSTALSRYVRELSSSPQSLTALKGAGAAALRLGDAEAAGGFFARAEAVAPNDGGVKAGIASVLALMGQPDEALRLFADARAMGIPERDVAAYRGLAYDLKGDQAAAQKDYALAILTQEDAPEVERRLALSQAISGNKSQALGTIEVQLRHQDKAAWRTRAFILALTGDLAGANQAVKTAIPAQAAAFAPFLARLATLNPAEKAAAVHLGQMPVTFQNLRGAEAAPAVPAAIAEKPVAPPVDIARQEPLPVSVQPSAPLSSKPVAVAQAEPQAVSPAPVATLFPPAASASRPLQFADVVTLVQDLPAPLASPIATDVPAKAAPAAEVKASKPAAVKKEPVKKTEAAKAAPKKKDPLKEHPARSWVQLASGANIAALPGEYRKLKAKAEKKLASKLAYTVKAGATNRLLVGPFKTAKEAQAFVNDLAKDKVNGFAWTSMAGQEIEKLPAK, via the coding sequence ATGATTTCATCGCAGACGATGCGCCGCGGCCTCATCCCGCTGGCCGCCCTGCTTGCTCCTGGCCTGCTCCAGGCGCAAACGCAGACGGGGATCGGCACTTATACCTATCAGCTGGGATCGACGAACCGCGAAGATCCCTCCACGGCCTTGTCCCGCTATGTGCGCGAGCTGTCGTCCAGTCCGCAGAGCCTCACAGCATTGAAAGGTGCGGGTGCCGCGGCCTTGCGTCTGGGCGATGCGGAGGCGGCGGGCGGCTTCTTCGCCCGGGCCGAAGCGGTGGCGCCGAACGACGGCGGCGTGAAGGCGGGGATCGCGTCCGTTCTTGCTCTGATGGGCCAACCCGACGAGGCGCTGCGCCTGTTCGCGGACGCCCGGGCGATGGGCATTCCCGAGCGCGACGTGGCGGCCTATCGCGGCCTTGCCTATGACTTGAAGGGCGATCAGGCGGCGGCCCAGAAGGATTATGCGCTTGCCATCCTCACGCAAGAGGACGCTCCGGAAGTCGAGCGCCGGCTTGCCTTGTCGCAGGCGATCAGCGGCAACAAGTCGCAGGCCCTGGGCACGATCGAAGTGCAGCTGCGCCATCAGGACAAAGCGGCATGGCGCACGCGGGCCTTCATCCTTGCGCTGACCGGCGACCTTGCGGGCGCGAACCAGGCGGTGAAGACCGCCATTCCCGCCCAGGCTGCCGCCTTCGCGCCGTTCCTTGCCCGCCTCGCGACCCTCAATCCGGCTGAAAAGGCCGCTGCGGTGCATCTGGGTCAGATGCCCGTCACCTTCCAGAATCTGCGCGGCGCGGAAGCGGCGCCTGCAGTGCCGGCAGCAATTGCCGAAAAGCCTGTCGCGCCGCCGGTGGATATTGCCCGTCAAGAGCCGCTTCCCGTTTCCGTCCAGCCATCCGCGCCCCTATCGTCCAAACCGGTTGCCGTCGCGCAGGCAGAGCCTCAGGCCGTCTCTCCCGCGCCGGTGGCGACGTTGTTCCCACCGGCCGCGAGCGCATCGAGGCCGCTCCAATTTGCCGATGTCGTGACCCTGGTTCAGGATTTGCCCGCGCCGCTTGCTTCTCCCATCGCGACCGACGTGCCCGCCAAGGCCGCGCCAGCCGCCGAAGTGAAGGCTTCGAAGCCCGCTGCCGTGAAGAAGGAGCCGGTCAAGAAAACCGAAGCCGCCAAGGCCGCGCCCAAGAAGAAGGATCCGCTGAAGGAGCATCCGGCGCGCAGCTGGGTCCAGTTGGCAAGTGGTGCCAATATTGCCGCACTGCCGGGCGAATATAGGAAGTTGAAGGCCAAGGCCGAAAAGAAGCTGGCTTCCAAACTCGCTTATACCGTGAAAGCGGGCGCCACCAATCGCCTGCTTGTCGGCCCGTTCAAGACCGCTAAAGAGGCGCAGGCATTCGTCAACGATCTCGCCAAGGACAAGGTGAACGGCTTCGCATGGACCAGCATGGCGGGACAGGAAATCGAGAAATTGCCGGCCAAATAA